Proteins from a single region of Choloepus didactylus isolate mChoDid1 chromosome 10, mChoDid1.pri, whole genome shotgun sequence:
- the TPM2 gene encoding tropomyosin beta chain isoform X1, with product MDAIKKKMQMLKLDKENAIDRAEQAEADKKQAEDRCKQLEEEQQALQKKLKGTEDEVEKYSESVKDAQEKLEQAEKKATDAEADVASLNRRIQLVEEELDRAQERLATALQKLEEAEKAADESERGMKVIENRAMKDEEKMELQEMQLKEAKHIAEDSDRKYEEVARKLVILEGELERSEERAEVAESRARQLEEELRTMDQALKSLVASEEEYSTKEDKYEEEIKLLEEKLKEAETRAEFAERSVAKLEKTIDDLEETLASAKEENVEIHQTLDQTLLELNNL from the exons ATGGACGCCATCAAGAAGAAGATGCAGATGCTAAAGCTGGACAAGGAGAATGCCATAGACCGCGCCGAGCAGGCCGAGGCCGACAAGAAGCAAGCTGAGGACCGCTGCAAGCAG CTCGAGGAGGAGCAGCAGGCCCTCCAGAAGAAGCTAAAGGGGACTGAAGACGAAGTGGAAAAGTATTCTGAATCAGTAAAGGATGCCCAGGAGAAACTGGAGCAGGCCGAGAAGAAGGCCACCGAC GCTGAGGCAGATGTGGCCTCCCTGAACCGCCGCATTCAGCTGGTAGAGGAGGAGCTGGACCGGGCGCAGGAGCGCCTGGCCACAGCCCTGCAAAAGCTGGAGGAGGCTGAGAAGGCAGCTGATGAGAGTGAAAG AGGAATGAAGGTCATTGAGAACCGGGCCATGAAGGACGAGGAAAAGATGGAGCTGCAGGAGATGCAGCTGAAGGAGGCCAAGCACATCGCTGAGGACTCAGACCGCAAATATGAGGAG GTGGCCAGGAAGCTGGTGATCCTGGAAGGTGAGCTGGAgcgctcagaagagagagctgagGTGGCTGAGAG CCGAGCCAGGCAGCTAGAGGAAGAACTTCGAACCATGGATCAGGCCCTCAAGTCCCTGGTGGCCTCAGAGGAGGAG TATTCCACCAAAGAGGATAAATATGAAGAGGAGATCAAACTGCTGGAGGAGAAGCTGAAGGAG GCTGAGACCCGAGCAGAGTTTGCTGAAAGGTCTGTGGCAAAGTTGGAGAAAACCATCGATGACCTGGAAG AGACCTTGGCCAGTGCCAAGGAGGAGAACGTGGAGATTCACCAGACCCTGGACCAGACCCTGCTGGAACTCAACAACCTGTGA
- the CA9 gene encoding carbonic anhydrase 9 codes for MAPLGPSLWLPLLTPAPAQGPTGQLLLLLLLLVPTHPQSLPEMQGAPAVGGDSSGEDDPLGEEHSLGEEDLSSEEDPLGEKDPPKLGEDDSPRLEDLPAVEAPRDSEGQKNNAHGEKKGNGHSHWRYGGGPPWPQVSPACAGRFQSPVDIRPELTAFSPALRPLELLGFELPPLPELSLRNNGHSVQLTLLPGLETALAPGREYRALQLHLHWGAAGRPGSEHTVGGHRFPAEIHVVLLSTAFARFEEALGRPGGLAVLAAFLQEGPEENSAYEQLLSHMEEIAKEGSETRVPGLDASALLPSDLSRYFQYEGSLTTPPCAQGVTWTVFNQTVRLSAKQLRTLSGTLWGPDDSRLQLNFRATQPLNGRIIEASFHAGVDSSPATAEPVHLNSCLGAGDILALVFGILFAVTSIAFLVQMRRQQRSGTKGSASYHPAEVTEMRA; via the exons ATGGCTCCCCTGGGCCCCAGTCTCTGGCTCCCTCTGTtgaccccagcccctgcccagggcccCACTGGGCAACTGCTGTTATTGCTGCTGCTCCTGGTCCCCACCCATCCCCAGAGCCTCCCAGAGATGCAGGGGGCTCCTGCAGTGGGAGGAGATTCATCTGGGGAAGATGATCCACTGGGCGAGGAGCATTCGCTGGGTGAAGAGGATCTGTCCAGTGAAGAAGATCCACTTGGAGAGAAGGATCCACCAAAACTAGGGGAAGACGACTCTCCAAGGTTAGAGGATCTACCCGCTGTTGAGGCTCCCAGGGATAGTGAAGGCCAAAAAAATAATgcccatggggaaaaaaaag GGAATGGCCACAGTCACTGGCGCTACGGAG GCGGCCCGCCCTGGCCCCAGGTGTCCCCAGCCTGCGCTGGCCGCTTCCAGTCCCCCGTAGATATCCGCCCGGAGCTCACCGCCTTTTCCCCTGCCCTGCGACCCCTGGAACTCCTGGGCTTTGAGCTTCCGCCGCTTCCAGAACTGAGCCTGCGCAACAACGGCCACAGCG TGCAGCTGACTCTGCTTCCCGGGCTGGAGACGGCCCTGGCTCCCGGGCGGGAGTACCGGGCGCTGCAGTTGCATCTGCACTGGGGGGCTGCTGGTCGCCCGGGCTCGGAGCACACGGTCGGCGGCCACCGTTTCCCCGCGGAG ATCCACGTGGTTCTCCTCAGCACCGCATTTGCTAGATTTGAAGAGGCCTTGGGGCGCCCGGGAGGCTTGGCTGTGTTGGCCGCCTTTCTGCAG GAGGGCCCAGAAGAAAACAGTGCCTATGAGCAGTTGCTGTCACATATGGAAGAAATCGCCAAGGAAG GCTCGGAGACTCGGGTTCCAGGCCTGGATGCGTCTGCACTGCTGCCCTCCGACCTCAGCCGCTACTTCCAATATGAGGGGTCTCTGACCACACCCCCCTGTGCCCAAGGGGTCACCTGGACTGTGTTCAACCAGACAGTGAGGCTGAGTGCTAAGCAG CTCCGCACCCTCTCTGGCACCCTGTGGGGGCCTGATGACTCTCGGCTGCAGCTGAACTTCCGGGCAACACAGCCTTTGAACGGGCGAATAATTGAGGCCTCCTTCCATGCTGGAGTGGACAGCAGCCCTGCAACGGCTGAGCCAG TCCACCTGAACTCCTGCCTTGGTGCTG gtGACATCCTGGCCTTGGTTTTCGGCATCCTCTTTGCAGTCACCAGCATTGCCTTTTTGGTGCAAATGAGAAGGCAGCAAAG AAGTGGAACCAAAGGGAGCGCGAGCTACCACCCAGCAGAGGTCACGGAGATGAGAGCCTAG
- the TPM2 gene encoding tropomyosin beta chain isoform X3 translates to MDAIKKKMQMLKLDKENAIDRAEQAEADKKQAEDRCKQLEEEQQALQKKLKGTEDEVEKYSESVKDAQEKLEQAEKKATDAEADVASLNRRIQLVEEELDRAQERLATALQKLEEAEKAADESERGMKVIENRAMKDEEKMELQEMQLKEAKHIAEDSDRKYEEVARKLVILEGELERSEERAEVAESKCGDLEEELKIVTNNLKSLEAQADKYSTKEDKYEEEIKLLEEKLKEAETRAEFAERSVAKLEKTIDDLEETLASAKEENVEIHQTLDQTLLELNNL, encoded by the exons ATGGACGCCATCAAGAAGAAGATGCAGATGCTAAAGCTGGACAAGGAGAATGCCATAGACCGCGCCGAGCAGGCCGAGGCCGACAAGAAGCAAGCTGAGGACCGCTGCAAGCAG CTCGAGGAGGAGCAGCAGGCCCTCCAGAAGAAGCTAAAGGGGACTGAAGACGAAGTGGAAAAGTATTCTGAATCAGTAAAGGATGCCCAGGAGAAACTGGAGCAGGCCGAGAAGAAGGCCACCGAC GCTGAGGCAGATGTGGCCTCCCTGAACCGCCGCATTCAGCTGGTAGAGGAGGAGCTGGACCGGGCGCAGGAGCGCCTGGCCACAGCCCTGCAAAAGCTGGAGGAGGCTGAGAAGGCAGCTGATGAGAGTGAAAG AGGAATGAAGGTCATTGAGAACCGGGCCATGAAGGACGAGGAAAAGATGGAGCTGCAGGAGATGCAGCTGAAGGAGGCCAAGCACATCGCTGAGGACTCAGACCGCAAATATGAGGAG GTGGCCAGGAAGCTGGTGATCCTGGAAGGTGAGCTGGAgcgctcagaagagagagctgagGTGGCTGAGAG TAAATGTGGGGACCTAGAGGAGGAGCTGAAAATTGTTACCAACAACTTGAAATCCCTGGAGGCCCAAGCAGACAAG TATTCCACCAAAGAGGATAAATATGAAGAGGAGATCAAACTGCTGGAGGAGAAGCTGAAGGAG GCTGAGACCCGAGCAGAGTTTGCTGAAAGGTCTGTGGCAAAGTTGGAGAAAACCATCGATGACCTGGAAG AGACCTTGGCCAGTGCCAAGGAGGAGAACGTGGAGATTCACCAGACCCTGGACCAGACCCTGCTGGAACTCAACAACCTGTGA
- the TPM2 gene encoding tropomyosin beta chain isoform X4, with the protein MDAIKKKMQMLKLDKENAIDRAEQAEADKKQAEDRCKQLEEEQQALQKKLKGTEDEVEKYSESVKDAQEKLEQAEKKATDAEADVASLNRRIQLVEEELDRAQERLATALQKLEEAEKAADESERGMKVIENRAMKDEEKMELQEMQLKEAKHIAEDSDRKYEEVARKLVILEGELERSEERAEVAESKCGDLEEELKIVTNNLKSLEAQADKYSTKEDKYEEEIKLLEEKLKEAETRAEFAERSVAKLEKTIDDLEDEVYAQKMKYKAISEELDNALNDITSL; encoded by the exons ATGGACGCCATCAAGAAGAAGATGCAGATGCTAAAGCTGGACAAGGAGAATGCCATAGACCGCGCCGAGCAGGCCGAGGCCGACAAGAAGCAAGCTGAGGACCGCTGCAAGCAG CTCGAGGAGGAGCAGCAGGCCCTCCAGAAGAAGCTAAAGGGGACTGAAGACGAAGTGGAAAAGTATTCTGAATCAGTAAAGGATGCCCAGGAGAAACTGGAGCAGGCCGAGAAGAAGGCCACCGAC GCTGAGGCAGATGTGGCCTCCCTGAACCGCCGCATTCAGCTGGTAGAGGAGGAGCTGGACCGGGCGCAGGAGCGCCTGGCCACAGCCCTGCAAAAGCTGGAGGAGGCTGAGAAGGCAGCTGATGAGAGTGAAAG AGGAATGAAGGTCATTGAGAACCGGGCCATGAAGGACGAGGAAAAGATGGAGCTGCAGGAGATGCAGCTGAAGGAGGCCAAGCACATCGCTGAGGACTCAGACCGCAAATATGAGGAG GTGGCCAGGAAGCTGGTGATCCTGGAAGGTGAGCTGGAgcgctcagaagagagagctgagGTGGCTGAGAG TAAATGTGGGGACCTAGAGGAGGAGCTGAAAATTGTTACCAACAACTTGAAATCCCTGGAGGCCCAAGCAGACAAG TATTCCACCAAAGAGGATAAATATGAAGAGGAGATCAAACTGCTGGAGGAGAAGCTGAAGGAG GCTGAGACCCGAGCAGAGTTTGCTGAAAGGTCTGTGGCAAAGTTGGAGAAAACCATCGATGACCTGGAAG ACGAAGTCTATGCACAGAAGATGAAGTACAAGGCCATCAGCGAGGAGCTGGACAACGCACTCAATGACATCACCTCCCTCTGA
- the TPM2 gene encoding tropomyosin beta chain isoform X2, translated as MDAIKKKMQMLKLDKENAIDRAEQAEADKKQAEDRCKQLEEEQQALQKKLKGTEDEVEKYSESVKDAQEKLEQAEKKATDAEADVASLNRRIQLVEEELDRAQERLATALQKLEEAEKAADESERGMKVIENRAMKDEEKMELQEMQLKEAKHIAEDSDRKYEEVARKLVILEGELERSEERAEVAESRARQLEEELRTMDQALKSLVASEEEYSTKEDKYEEEIKLLEEKLKEAETRAEFAERSVAKLEKTIDDLEDEVYAQKMKYKAISEELDNALNDITSL; from the exons ATGGACGCCATCAAGAAGAAGATGCAGATGCTAAAGCTGGACAAGGAGAATGCCATAGACCGCGCCGAGCAGGCCGAGGCCGACAAGAAGCAAGCTGAGGACCGCTGCAAGCAG CTCGAGGAGGAGCAGCAGGCCCTCCAGAAGAAGCTAAAGGGGACTGAAGACGAAGTGGAAAAGTATTCTGAATCAGTAAAGGATGCCCAGGAGAAACTGGAGCAGGCCGAGAAGAAGGCCACCGAC GCTGAGGCAGATGTGGCCTCCCTGAACCGCCGCATTCAGCTGGTAGAGGAGGAGCTGGACCGGGCGCAGGAGCGCCTGGCCACAGCCCTGCAAAAGCTGGAGGAGGCTGAGAAGGCAGCTGATGAGAGTGAAAG AGGAATGAAGGTCATTGAGAACCGGGCCATGAAGGACGAGGAAAAGATGGAGCTGCAGGAGATGCAGCTGAAGGAGGCCAAGCACATCGCTGAGGACTCAGACCGCAAATATGAGGAG GTGGCCAGGAAGCTGGTGATCCTGGAAGGTGAGCTGGAgcgctcagaagagagagctgagGTGGCTGAGAG CCGAGCCAGGCAGCTAGAGGAAGAACTTCGAACCATGGATCAGGCCCTCAAGTCCCTGGTGGCCTCAGAGGAGGAG TATTCCACCAAAGAGGATAAATATGAAGAGGAGATCAAACTGCTGGAGGAGAAGCTGAAGGAG GCTGAGACCCGAGCAGAGTTTGCTGAAAGGTCTGTGGCAAAGTTGGAGAAAACCATCGATGACCTGGAAG ACGAAGTCTATGCACAGAAGATGAAGTACAAGGCCATCAGCGAGGAGCTGGACAACGCACTCAATGACATCACCTCCCTCTGA